Proteins found in one Candidatus Margulisiibacteriota bacterium genomic segment:
- the pta gene encoding phosphate acetyltransferase, translated as MDLIAEIWNKAKRLNKTIVLPETDDARTLKAAELAAQSKIAKIILIGEADKIKKTPGAGDVDLSGLTIINPLEHPKLDKFIQVLKDKRAAKGMTIEKARQLLTRDYPYFGAMLVDQGEADGMVSGATHTTADTLRATIDCIGKGAGQSIISSYFVMILPDKTFGEEGIFFYADCGVVPNPTAEQLADIAIQTADQFVKLVGREPRVAMLSFSTKTSAVHPDVDKVINATKIAKEKKPTLLLDGELQLDAAIVPEVGSRKAPGSIIAGRANILIFPDLDAGNIGYKLTQRLAKAQAFGPILQGEAKPVNDLSRGCSVEDILNVIAITAVQAQ; from the coding sequence ATGGACTTAATCGCCGAGATCTGGAACAAAGCTAAACGCCTCAACAAAACGATCGTCCTCCCGGAAACCGATGACGCCCGGACCCTGAAGGCGGCGGAACTGGCCGCCCAAAGCAAGATCGCTAAGATCATCCTGATCGGCGAGGCCGACAAGATCAAAAAGACCCCGGGCGCCGGTGACGTCGATCTCTCGGGCCTGACGATCATCAACCCGCTCGAACATCCCAAGCTCGATAAATTTATCCAGGTCCTGAAAGATAAACGGGCCGCTAAAGGAATGACGATTGAAAAAGCGCGCCAGCTCCTGACCCGCGACTATCCCTACTTTGGCGCGATGCTGGTCGACCAGGGCGAAGCCGACGGGATGGTCTCCGGCGCGACCCACACCACCGCCGATACGCTTCGGGCGACGATCGACTGCATCGGCAAAGGGGCCGGACAATCGATCATCTCCAGCTATTTCGTGATGATCCTGCCGGACAAAACTTTCGGCGAGGAAGGAATTTTCTTTTACGCCGACTGCGGCGTCGTTCCCAATCCGACGGCAGAACAATTAGCCGACATCGCCATCCAAACCGCCGACCAGTTCGTGAAACTTGTCGGCCGCGAACCGCGGGTCGCGATGCTCTCTTTCTCGACCAAGACTTCGGCGGTCCATCCCGATGTCGATAAAGTGATCAACGCCACCAAGATCGCCAAAGAGAAAAAGCCGACACTTCTCCTCGACGGCGAGCTCCAACTCGACGCCGCCATCGTTCCCGAGGTCGGCAGCCGCAAAGCGCCCGGGAGCATTATCGCCGGACGGGCCAATATTCTGATCTTCCCCGACCTCGACGCCGGTAATATCGGTTACAAACTGACCCAGCGGTTGGCCAAAGCGCAGGCTTTCGGCCCGATCTTGCAGGGGGAAGCGAAACCGGTGAACGATCTTTCTCGTGGTTGCAGCGTGGAAGATATCCTCAATGTGATCGCGATCACCGCGGTCCAGGCGCAGTAG
- a CDS encoding DUF362 domain-containing protein codes for MSQVYFTQNTEAAVRLFSAAGFESTIAKDDPVALKIHFGEPGNNAYLKPDRVSPIAAKIKQLGGLPFWTDANTLYNGQRNNNDAHLQTAREHGYTPAKTGAETVIADEPGDQRGQELAVNYPHFKKLYVAARVLTAKAMIVITHFKGHETTGFGGALKNIGMGLGSKLGKLKMHQDCQHCPEVKTCRKNQTFDACWFGSPVLVQEKIAEYAAGIAAHFKGKIAYLNFITDVSPNCDCYPHNDPPVVPNLGIAASFDPVALDQACVDLVNKAAGVDKFRALWPAVDWSVQLAHAEKIGLGSRKYELVLK; via the coding sequence ATGTCACAAGTTTACTTCACCCAAAATACCGAGGCCGCCGTTCGATTATTTTCCGCCGCCGGGTTTGAATCAACGATCGCCAAAGATGATCCCGTCGCCCTCAAAATTCATTTCGGCGAACCGGGAAATAACGCTTACCTTAAGCCGGACCGGGTCAGCCCGATCGCCGCTAAGATCAAACAACTTGGAGGGCTCCCCTTCTGGACCGACGCCAATACTCTCTATAACGGCCAGCGGAACAACAACGACGCTCATCTTCAAACCGCGCGCGAACATGGTTATACGCCGGCCAAGACCGGCGCGGAAACGGTCATCGCCGATGAACCGGGCGACCAGCGAGGCCAAGAATTAGCCGTCAACTATCCGCACTTCAAAAAACTTTATGTCGCCGCCAGAGTTCTGACGGCAAAGGCCATGATCGTGATCACTCATTTTAAAGGGCATGAAACGACCGGTTTCGGCGGCGCCCTGAAAAACATCGGCATGGGACTGGGGAGCAAACTGGGCAAACTAAAAATGCATCAGGATTGCCAGCATTGCCCCGAAGTTAAGACCTGCCGCAAAAACCAAACCTTTGACGCCTGCTGGTTCGGTTCGCCCGTCTTGGTCCAGGAAAAAATCGCCGAGTACGCCGCCGGGATCGCCGCCCATTTCAAAGGGAAGATCGCTTATCTTAATTTCATCACCGACGTTTCGCCAAATTGCGACTGCTATCCGCACAACGATCCGCCAGTCGTCCCGAACCTCGGGATCGCCGCCTCATTCGACCCGGTCGCGCTCGACCAGGCCTGTGTCGACCTCGTCAATAAAGCCGCCGGGGTTGATAAATTCCGCGCCCTCTGGCCGGCGGTCGACTGGAGCGTCCAGCTCGCTCACGCCGAGAAGATCGGCCTGGGTAGCCGGAAATACGAACTTGTGCTAAAATAA
- a CDS encoding uracil-DNA glycosylase, with amino-acid sequence MELFGTEPEFSKLSYAEIEKIAQTCTKCPLANGRTKVVFGHGPVPCNLMIIGEAPGADEDEQGLPFVGRSGQLLTQILGSVGIKRPDDVYIANTVKCRPPNNRAPLAPEQAACAPYLEAQIRLVDPKIIILLGAPAVKAILNMDDPMTSLRGRWFKFPGKKDISIMPIFHPAYLLRNPAKEKGSPKWTTWQDMQEVKNALEYLKKVAELANSKS; translated from the coding sequence ATGGAGTTGTTCGGCACAGAACCGGAATTTAGCAAACTTTCTTACGCTGAAATTGAAAAGATCGCGCAAACCTGCACGAAATGTCCGCTGGCTAACGGTCGAACCAAGGTCGTTTTTGGCCACGGCCCGGTTCCCTGCAATCTGATGATCATCGGCGAAGCTCCCGGCGCGGACGAAGACGAACAAGGGCTCCCTTTTGTCGGCCGCTCCGGTCAACTGCTGACCCAGATCCTCGGTTCGGTCGGAATCAAACGGCCGGATGACGTTTATATCGCCAACACCGTGAAATGCCGGCCGCCAAACAACCGGGCGCCGCTCGCGCCGGAACAAGCCGCCTGCGCTCCTTATCTGGAAGCCCAGATCAGGCTGGTCGACCCGAAAATCATTATTTTGCTCGGCGCGCCGGCAGTCAAAGCGATCCTGAATATGGATGACCCCATGACTTCGCTCCGCGGCCGCTGGTTCAAGTTCCCCGGGAAAAAAGATATTTCGATCATGCCGATCTTCCATCCGGCTTACCTGTTGCGGAATCCGGCCAAAGAAAAAGGTTCCCCCAAGTGGACTACCTGGCAGGATATGCAAGAAGTTAAGAACGCCCTGGAATACTTAAAGAAAGTGGCGGAATTGGCTAATTCCAAAAGTTAA
- a CDS encoding tetratricopeptide repeat protein, translating to MAIGKTSFSLNQLIKEKFGEQRTDRARLRHLPTTRLWDIALDRRADEPVKGRENPVIAGTLKALRRSGLEDPFEIAPKIKAKTKMIFTKNNGRTASPLEQAILLLRAVIPEQNSFVFDQTRYFGLRSDQGGLNIPYDDRPELPMRKKYGNLLPKELLSLPPEKRSAICLEYSFLLTVFLRAAGIKAQVKEIDVHAYVIATIAGKNYKLDAVESIFEETSESPTPDRLSIATHYCFKGDAFSLTKNNIEALACYNHALELAPFLTEIWYAQGVVLTKLGRTAEAQVCFAKAKQ from the coding sequence ATGGCTATTGGTAAAACATCATTTTCTTTAAACCAGCTGATCAAAGAAAAGTTCGGCGAACAACGGACCGACCGGGCCAGGTTACGCCACCTCCCTACCACCAGATTATGGGATATCGCACTGGATCGGCGGGCAGATGAACCCGTCAAAGGTCGGGAAAACCCGGTCATCGCCGGCACGTTAAAGGCGCTCCGCCGCTCGGGTTTGGAAGACCCGTTCGAAATCGCCCCCAAGATCAAGGCCAAAACGAAAATGATCTTCACCAAGAACAATGGCCGGACCGCTTCACCATTAGAGCAGGCGATCCTTTTACTGCGGGCGGTAATACCGGAACAGAATTCGTTTGTCTTTGATCAAACCAGATATTTCGGTCTTCGTTCCGATCAGGGAGGTTTGAATATCCCCTACGATGACCGCCCCGAGCTCCCCATGCGGAAAAAATACGGCAATTTACTGCCGAAAGAACTCTTGAGCCTGCCGCCGGAGAAAAGATCGGCCATCTGCCTCGAATACAGCTTTTTATTGACCGTCTTTTTAAGAGCGGCCGGGATCAAGGCGCAAGTTAAAGAGATCGATGTTCACGCTTACGTCATCGCGACCATCGCTGGAAAAAACTATAAATTAGACGCGGTCGAATCAATTTTTGAGGAGACCAGCGAGAGTCCCACTCCCGATCGGCTAAGCATCGCCACCCATTATTGTTTTAAAGGAGACGCGTTCAGCCTCACCAAAAATAATATCGAAGCGTTAGCCTGTTACAACCACGCCTTGGAATTAGCGCCTTTTTTAACGGAAATCTGGTATGCCCAAGGAGTGGTCCTAACCAAGTTAGGCCGAACCGCCGAGGCTCAAGTTTGCTTTGCCAAAGCAAAACAGTAG
- the cimA gene encoding citramalate synthase, whose translation MQVKLFDTTLRDGAQTEGISFSLEDKIKITRLLDEFGVHYIEGGWPGSNPKDIEYFQKMKSIKLKQAKLVAFSSTRRAGIKVEDDKNIATLIAAETPAVSIFGKSWDFHVTDALKTTLEENLAMISDTIAYLKKAGREVIYDAEHFFDGYKANPEYALKCLQTAAEAGADILCLCDTNGGTLAFETQLIINELKSRLTVPFGIHAHNDSECAVSVSGMAVYCGATHVQGTINGYGERCGNANLCSIIPLLKLKLKINCVSDEKLRGLTELSRHVAEIANLPQSPHQPYVGRSAFAHKGGIHVSAVAKNPGTYEHIAPEAVGNERRVTISELSGVSNILHKAEEYGIDLKKDSPEIKGLIKTLKEMENQGYSFEEGEASFEMLVKKALGQFKPYFDLEEFRVETGKQGLASAKVNAFIKLKVGDKHYDASAGGDGPVNALDNALRKVLEGLYPQLKEMKLTDYKVRVLNTEAGTAAKVRVTVESADDSKVWGTVGVSENVTEASWLALIDSIEYKLMLRAG comes from the coding sequence ATGCAGGTTAAACTTTTTGATACTACTTTGCGCGATGGCGCCCAGACCGAGGGCATCAGTTTTTCCCTTGAGGATAAAATAAAGATCACCCGCCTGCTTGATGAGTTCGGTGTTCACTATATTGAAGGGGGCTGGCCGGGGAGCAACCCGAAAGATATTGAATATTTCCAGAAGATGAAGTCGATCAAACTGAAACAAGCCAAGCTGGTCGCTTTTTCTTCCACCCGCCGGGCCGGAATAAAAGTTGAGGACGACAAAAACATCGCGACCCTGATCGCCGCCGAAACGCCGGCCGTTTCGATCTTCGGCAAGAGCTGGGATTTCCATGTGACCGACGCCCTCAAGACGACCCTGGAAGAAAACCTGGCGATGATCTCCGACACGATCGCGTACCTGAAAAAAGCGGGCCGCGAAGTGATCTACGACGCCGAACACTTTTTCGACGGCTACAAAGCCAATCCGGAGTACGCCCTGAAATGTTTGCAAACCGCGGCCGAGGCTGGGGCTGATATTCTCTGTTTGTGCGATACCAACGGCGGCACGCTCGCTTTTGAAACCCAGCTGATCATTAACGAGCTTAAATCCCGGTTGACCGTTCCCTTTGGGATCCACGCTCACAACGATTCGGAATGTGCCGTCTCCGTTTCCGGCATGGCGGTCTATTGCGGCGCGACCCACGTCCAGGGGACGATCAACGGTTACGGCGAACGCTGCGGCAACGCCAACCTTTGTTCGATTATTCCGCTGTTGAAGTTGAAGCTGAAGATCAATTGCGTTAGTGACGAGAAACTGCGCGGGTTGACCGAGCTTTCCCGGCATGTCGCGGAGATCGCCAACCTGCCGCAATCGCCGCATCAACCCTATGTTGGCCGATCGGCTTTCGCTCATAAAGGGGGAATTCATGTCAGCGCGGTCGCCAAAAATCCCGGCACCTACGAACATATCGCGCCCGAAGCGGTCGGCAATGAACGGCGGGTGACGATCTCGGAGCTTTCCGGGGTCAGCAACATCCTCCATAAAGCGGAAGAGTACGGGATCGACCTGAAGAAGGATTCGCCGGAAATCAAAGGGCTGATCAAAACTTTGAAAGAGATGGAAAATCAGGGTTATTCATTTGAAGAAGGGGAAGCCTCCTTCGAAATGCTGGTCAAAAAAGCGCTTGGCCAATTCAAGCCGTACTTTGACCTCGAAGAATTTCGGGTCGAGACCGGGAAGCAGGGCTTGGCTTCGGCTAAAGTAAACGCCTTTATCAAGCTGAAGGTCGGCGATAAACATTATGACGCCAGCGCCGGCGGCGACGGACCGGTCAACGCCCTTGATAACGCCCTCCGTAAAGTCCTGGAAGGGTTGTATCCCCAGCTCAAAGAGATGAAGCTGACCGACTACAAGGTTAGAGTCTTGAATACTGAAGCCGGGACCGCCGCTAAAGTCCGGGTGACGGTTGAATCGGCCGATGACAGCAAAGTTTGGGGGACGGTCGGTGTCTCCGAAAACGTGACCGAAGCCAGCTGGCTGGCATTGATCGACTCGATCGAATACAAGCTGATGCTCCGCGCCGGTTAG
- a CDS encoding family 16 glycosylhydrolase: protein MAQEMNAPESAWDIRNGANGPETFGSIFQPSMVDFQDGVLQLSLDRCRSNCKGFPYASGEYRTRGTDYSYGYYEWRMKPASAQGIMGGSGFVFSGTWGEASHREIDFEFIGNQSNMVETNYYFAGSGKNSENKEDIPLNFDPTKDFHNYGFRWAPNDLTFYVDGQPVRHVTTNIPNGETQIMANIWKGSTKPDIIGWLGEVYSGGRQIAFYDWIRYSTLEAATQQPPTAAAPTLPTPTTTAALPVPAPAVSRVIGLPIGSIQQRSYVYNPSNSSIKEENGVYTFQANRAADPGFGIATGNADLGGRKTLRFEVRGSITKHGNWARLIAQVYNDKNNAGQPTITFDSIDVTNDWTEVIIYLGSVVSNLQKLQWQLSSDLGSCQIEVRNIRFE, encoded by the coding sequence ATGGCCCAGGAGATGAACGCGCCTGAAAGTGCTTGGGACATCAGGAACGGGGCTAATGGACCAGAGACATTCGGTAGTATTTTTCAACCCAGTATGGTTGATTTTCAAGACGGGGTCCTGCAACTAAGCCTCGATCGCTGTCGGTCAAATTGTAAAGGCTTTCCTTACGCATCGGGAGAATATCGCACCAGAGGAACGGACTACAGCTACGGTTATTATGAATGGAGAATGAAGCCAGCTAGCGCACAGGGGATCATGGGCGGCTCCGGCTTTGTTTTTAGCGGCACGTGGGGAGAAGCTTCGCATCGGGAGATCGATTTCGAATTCATCGGCAATCAATCGAACATGGTTGAAACCAACTATTATTTCGCCGGTTCAGGGAAAAATAGCGAGAACAAAGAAGACATCCCGTTAAACTTTGACCCGACTAAAGACTTCCATAATTACGGCTTTCGCTGGGCGCCGAACGATCTGACCTTCTACGTTGACGGCCAGCCGGTCCGACATGTCACAACTAACATTCCTAACGGCGAAACTCAAATCATGGCTAATATTTGGAAAGGTTCGACCAAGCCGGATATTATCGGCTGGCTGGGCGAAGTCTATTCAGGCGGACGGCAAATCGCTTTCTACGACTGGATCCGGTACTCCACCTTAGAAGCAGCCACCCAACAACCACCGACAGCCGCCGCCCCAACCCTCCCCACGCCGACAACGACCGCAGCCCTGCCGGTCCCGGCTCCAGCGGTCAGCCGGGTCATCGGTTTGCCGATCGGTTCCATCCAGCAACGTTCATATGTTTACAATCCGAGCAACAGTTCAATAAAAGAAGAAAACGGTGTTTACACCTTTCAGGCCAATCGGGCCGCTGATCCGGGTTTTGGCATTGCGACCGGCAACGCCGATCTAGGTGGGCGAAAAACGCTCCGTTTCGAGGTCCGGGGATCAATCACCAAACACGGCAATTGGGCCAGATTAATCGCCCAAGTTTACAATGACAAGAACAACGCCGGCCAGCCAACGATAACCTTCGACTCAATTGACGTTACCAATGATTGGACCGAAGTTATAATTTACCTGGGAAGTGTAGTGAGCAACCTCCAAAAGCTGCAATGGCAATTAAGCAGCGATCTTGGCTCGTGCCAAATTGAAGTCAGAAATATTCGGTTCGAATAA
- the lysA gene encoding diaminopimelate decarboxylase, producing MPYVNLPNTTKINTVGHLEIGGCDLLSVAKEFGTPLYVIDEATVRSQCQTYLKSFRAHYPQTELVFASKALCAIGVTKVVAGEGFGFDVSSGGELFTVLKAKADPKKICFHGNNKSPKEIEEGIKAGVGRFVVDNQYELANLADAAERLGRDVSLLIRVNPGIEAHTHEFIQTGRIDSKFGVPLDQLAELVAAVRKTKRLQLAGFHAHIGSQILDVEPFIAEAKLLVSLTNKYGTSEISLGGGIGIPYLASQQAPNIEEFAKRIAAELNGKTTAKLYLEPGRSIVGLAGVTLYTIGAIRDIPGIRKYLIVDGGMSDNPRYVLYQAVYEACLARDPAAAKTETITIGGRFCESGDLVIKDGKLPPAKVGDLIVVSCTGAYNYSMASNYNRVPRPALVMLNGGQAKVVVKRERYEDLIANDAI from the coding sequence ATGCCATACGTAAATTTGCCCAACACCACGAAAATTAATACTGTCGGCCATTTGGAAATTGGCGGGTGTGATCTGCTCTCGGTCGCTAAGGAATTCGGGACCCCGCTTTACGTGATCGATGAGGCGACGGTCCGCTCCCAGTGCCAAACATATTTAAAATCTTTCCGCGCCCATTATCCGCAGACCGAACTGGTTTTTGCCAGCAAGGCCCTTTGCGCGATCGGCGTGACGAAAGTTGTCGCCGGCGAAGGATTTGGTTTCGATGTCTCTTCCGGCGGCGAACTTTTTACCGTTTTGAAAGCCAAAGCCGACCCGAAAAAGATCTGTTTTCACGGCAACAACAAATCACCGAAAGAGATCGAAGAGGGGATCAAGGCCGGGGTTGGGCGGTTTGTTGTCGATAATCAATATGAACTGGCCAATCTGGCGGATGCGGCGGAGCGTTTAGGCCGGGATGTTTCGCTCCTGATCCGGGTCAATCCCGGGATCGAAGCCCACACTCACGAATTTATCCAGACCGGCCGGATCGACTCGAAATTCGGCGTCCCGCTTGACCAGTTAGCTGAGCTGGTGGCGGCGGTCCGCAAAACCAAGCGGCTCCAACTGGCCGGTTTTCACGCTCATATCGGTTCGCAGATTTTGGACGTCGAACCTTTTATCGCCGAAGCGAAATTGCTCGTCTCCTTGACCAACAAATACGGGACGAGCGAGATCAGCCTTGGGGGCGGGATCGGGATCCCGTACCTGGCCAGCCAGCAAGCGCCGAACATCGAAGAGTTTGCCAAACGGATCGCGGCCGAACTGAACGGGAAGACCACGGCGAAATTATATCTTGAACCGGGCCGCTCCATCGTCGGATTGGCCGGGGTCACGCTTTACACCATCGGCGCGATCCGCGACATTCCGGGGATCAGGAAATACCTGATTGTCGACGGCGGAATGTCCGACAACCCGCGCTACGTCCTTTATCAGGCGGTCTACGAAGCCTGTCTGGCCCGTGATCCGGCCGCGGCCAAGACTGAAACGATCACTATCGGCGGACGCTTCTGCGAATCGGGCGATCTGGTCATTAAAGACGGCAAATTGCCGCCGGCCAAAGTCGGCGATCTGATCGTCGTCTCCTGTACCGGCGCTTACAACTATTCGATGGCTTCCAATTACAACCGGGTGCCGCGGCCGGCCCTGGTCATGCTGAATGGCGGCCAAGCGAAAGTTGTCGTCAAACGGGAAAGATACGAGGATTTGATCGCCAATGATGCCATTTGA
- the cdaA gene encoding diadenylate cyclase CdaA encodes MMPFELRWVDLIDIFTVAVFIYYSLLWLQGTRAISLIRGLIVLLLLYATGRLIGLYTINWLFEKFAPAVAVMLVVLFQPELRRTLERFGRGRILGIFSLSTVREGSYYIRSVVRAVQQLSEEKVGALIVIERVMGMTEHLESGVRLDALLSTELLLSIFDPRSPLHDGAVIVQGDRIVSASCLLPISDSRLLDHRLGTRHRAAVGLSEISDAMVIVVSEKTGIVSVAENGNLIRHLTGDLLEEKLCSLYRVEKPKLDLFGWKNEHQTTAK; translated from the coding sequence ATGATGCCATTTGAACTTCGCTGGGTCGACCTGATAGATATTTTTACGGTCGCGGTCTTTATTTATTACTCGCTTCTCTGGTTGCAGGGGACGCGGGCGATCTCGCTCATCCGCGGGTTGATCGTTTTATTGCTTCTTTACGCGACCGGGCGGCTGATCGGGCTTTACACCATCAACTGGCTGTTTGAAAAGTTCGCGCCGGCGGTCGCGGTCATGCTGGTCGTTCTTTTTCAGCCGGAATTGCGCCGCACTCTGGAGCGATTCGGCCGGGGCCGGATCCTGGGGATCTTTTCTCTTTCCACCGTCCGGGAGGGGAGCTATTACATCCGGAGCGTGGTTAGGGCGGTCCAGCAGTTGTCGGAAGAAAAAGTCGGCGCGCTGATCGTCATCGAGCGGGTGATGGGAATGACCGAGCATCTGGAATCCGGGGTGCGGCTTGACGCGCTCCTTTCGACCGAGCTTCTTCTTTCGATCTTTGACCCGCGCTCGCCCCTGCACGACGGAGCGGTCATCGTTCAGGGGGATCGGATCGTTTCGGCGAGCTGTCTCTTGCCGATCTCCGATAGCCGCCTCCTTGATCATCGGTTGGGGACCAGGCACCGGGCGGCGGTCGGCCTGTCGGAAATATCCGACGCCATGGTGATCGTCGTTTCCGAAAAGACCGGGATCGTTTCCGTTGCCGAGAACGGCAACCTGATCCGCCATTTGACCGGTGATTTGCTGGAAGAAAAGCTTTGCTCTCTTTATCGGGTGGAAAAACCGAAATTGGATCTCTTTGGCTGGAAAAATGAACATCAAACAACTGCAAAATAA
- the panB gene encoding 3-methyl-2-oxobutanoate hydroxymethyltransferase yields the protein MNIKQLQNKKGREKIVMLTAYDQPIAKLLDGAGLDVVLVGDSLGNVALGYRNTLPVTMDEMVIHVQAVARGVEKALIVADLPFGSYQIEPKEAVRSAVRLIKAGADAVKLEGAEHLDAVRQIIKAGIPVMGHLGFTPQSVKLLGYKVQGKEKSSAAKILADAKLLEKAGCFALVIELVPEELGAKISKALKIPAIGIGAGPKVDGQVLVTNDLIGLFDSPPSFVKPRANVAGVILQAVQGFIKEVKDV from the coding sequence ATGAACATCAAACAACTGCAAAATAAAAAGGGCCGGGAAAAAATAGTGATGCTGACCGCCTACGATCAGCCGATCGCCAAGCTTCTTGACGGGGCCGGGCTCGATGTCGTTTTAGTCGGTGATTCCTTAGGGAACGTCGCCTTAGGCTACCGGAACACCCTGCCGGTGACCATGGATGAAATGGTTATTCATGTTCAGGCGGTCGCCCGCGGCGTTGAAAAGGCTTTGATCGTGGCCGACCTGCCGTTCGGTTCTTACCAGATCGAACCGAAAGAGGCGGTCCGGTCCGCTGTCCGATTGATTAAAGCCGGGGCCGACGCGGTCAAGCTCGAAGGGGCGGAGCATCTGGACGCGGTCCGCCAAATAATTAAAGCCGGGATCCCGGTCATGGGGCATCTGGGTTTTACGCCGCAGTCGGTCAAACTTCTCGGCTATAAGGTCCAGGGGAAAGAAAAAAGTTCTGCCGCTAAAATATTGGCGGACGCTAAGCTGCTGGAAAAAGCCGGTTGTTTTGCGTTGGTTATTGAACTGGTCCCTGAAGAGCTGGGGGCGAAAATTTCCAAGGCGCTGAAGATCCCGGCCATCGGGATCGGCGCCGGTCCGAAAGTCGACGGCCAGGTTTTGGTGACGAACGACCTGATCGGCCTCTTTGATTCGCCGCCGAGCTTTGTTAAGCCGCGCGCGAACGTGGCGGGGGTGATCTTGCAAGCGGTCCAGGGTTTTATTAAAGAAGTAAAGGATGTTTGA
- a CDS encoding shikimate kinase, with protein MNIILIGFMGSGKSAVGRALAERLRLEFLDTDELIEGTEGMKINKIFKEKGEEYFRALESDTLETLAAYDNFVLSTGGGIILREANVALLRSLGKVVLLWAEPDVIFERVGKEKHRPLLNVPDPKAEINKILNARRAKYQAAAQITIDTSALPVAEVVERIIKQL; from the coding sequence ATGAACATAATACTAATCGGCTTTATGGGTTCCGGAAAATCGGCGGTCGGTCGGGCGCTCGCCGAGCGGCTGCGCCTGGAGTTTTTGGATACCGACGAGCTGATCGAAGGGACGGAGGGGATGAAGATCAATAAGATCTTCAAGGAAAAAGGGGAAGAGTATTTTCGCGCCCTGGAATCGGACACCTTGGAGACCTTGGCCGCTTACGATAATTTTGTCCTGTCGACCGGCGGCGGGATTATTTTACGGGAAGCGAACGTTGCGCTGTTGAGAAGTTTGGGGAAGGTCGTCTTACTCTGGGCCGAGCCGGACGTGATCTTTGAACGGGTCGGCAAAGAAAAACACCGTCCGCTCCTCAACGTTCCGGACCCGAAAGCGGAGATCAATAAGATCCTGAACGCCCGACGGGCGAAATATCAGGCGGCGGCCCAGATCACGATCGATACGTCGGCCCTCCCGGTCGCCGAAGTGGTCGAAAGGATAATTAAACAATTATGA
- the aroB gene encoding 3-dehydroquinate synthase: MNKIRVNLKENSYDILIGTDILPELGKIIEANGWGREVIIITDPLVNDLYGDRVRKSFKTKPLVIETKRGESHKTLAEAARVFDILVRHGAHRDCLILALGGGVVGDLAGFVAANYMRGVPYIQVPTTLLAQVDASIGGKTAVNHPKGKNLIGAFYQPKLVFIDVKTLTSLPVRELRTGLAEIVKYGLIKDASFFKFLEENAHHLHTRAFEKEDTLRAALKLWQTIVAESAKIKAEVVEKDEKEAKLRMILNFGHTVGHAIESLTRYRSYNHGEAVAIGMVAASLISQKLGVCDPIVTERLCRLFDKLGLPSEIKGFPAAKIMAGINLDKKVLDGRINFVLPEKLGKVIIRDNVPSEIVRQALVELGAK, translated from the coding sequence ATGAACAAGATCCGGGTTAACTTAAAAGAAAACAGCTACGACATTTTGATTGGGACCGATATTCTCCCCGAACTTGGCAAGATCATCGAAGCGAACGGCTGGGGACGCGAAGTCATTATTATTACCGATCCGCTGGTCAACGATCTTTACGGTGACCGGGTCCGCAAGAGCTTTAAAACGAAACCTCTGGTCATCGAAACCAAGCGCGGCGAAAGCCACAAGACCCTGGCTGAAGCGGCCAGAGTTTTTGACATCTTGGTCCGTCACGGCGCCCACCGCGATTGCCTGATCCTCGCCCTTGGCGGCGGAGTGGTGGGGGACCTGGCCGGTTTTGTTGCCGCCAACTACATGCGCGGCGTTCCTTATATCCAGGTGCCGACGACCCTTTTGGCCCAGGTCGACGCCTCGATCGGCGGCAAGACAGCGGTCAATCATCCTAAAGGGAAGAACCTGATCGGCGCCTTCTACCAGCCGAAACTGGTCTTCATCGATGTAAAAACCTTAACTTCGCTGCCGGTGCGTGAATTGCGGACCGGTTTGGCGGAGATCGTTAAATACGGGTTGATCAAAGATGCCAGCTTCTTTAAGTTTTTGGAAGAGAACGCCCACCATCTCCACACCAGGGCCTTTGAAAAAGAAGATACCTTGCGCGCCGCCCTCAAGCTCTGGCAGACGATCGTTGCCGAATCGGCCAAGATCAAGGCCGAGGTGGTTGAAAAGGACGAAAAGGAAGCCAAGCTCCGGATGATCCTGAACTTCGGCCACACCGTCGGCCACGCCATTGAATCGCTGACCCGTTACCGTTCTTACAACCATGGCGAAGCGGTGGCGATCGGTATGGTCGCGGCTTCGCTTATTTCGCAGAAACTTGGCGTTTGCGACCCCATTGTGACGGAGCGTCTTTGCCGCCTGTTCGACAAGCTGGGCTTACCGTCGGAGATCAAAGGGTTCCCGGCGGCCAAAATCATGGCCGGGATCAATCTCGATAAGAAGGTCCTCGACGGCCGGATTAATTTCGTTCTGCCGGAAAAACTGGGGAAAGTCATTATCCGCGACAATGTGCCGAGCGAGATCGTCAGACAAGCTTTGGTCGAATTGGGGGCAAAATGA